In one Rutidosis leptorrhynchoides isolate AG116_Rl617_1_P2 chromosome 8, CSIRO_AGI_Rlap_v1, whole genome shotgun sequence genomic region, the following are encoded:
- the LOC139863408 gene encoding ATP-dependent DNA helicase PIF1-like, with the protein MPFPDLEFVQSSLNMLIQDEISYDIQSLNEEHQNLNPTMTDEQNVVFYQVIQRGTLYQIVHVSLHSSDLWRHCKVLKLTKNMQLRTDMNDSDQQQIRDFADWILKIGEGKINEPNDDEADVEFPTEMLLKIYGNAISTIVNSTYPTVPDHLGDGNFFSSKAILAPTNEEVDSINEHILSSTDDEERVYYSSDSLTPDEENETWAQQVYSPESKGLCNSTRLLVEWMGDHTIEARIITDHFFGNMAYIARMVIAPTDRKIAIKFQRRQFPIVVCFTMTINKSQGQSLSNVGLYLSKPVFSHGQLYVTVSRVIAKKG; encoded by the exons ATGCCTTTTCCCGATCTCGAGTTTGTACAGTCATCACTTAACATGCTTATACAAGATGAGATTTCTTACGACATACAGAGTCTAAATGAAGAGCATCAGAATTTAAATCCTACTATGACTGACGAACAGAATGTTGT ATTCTACCAGGTAATACAAAGAGGTACACTATATCAAATTGTTCATGTGTCACTTCATTCTTCTGATTTATGGAGACATTGTAAGGTCTTGAAGTTAACTAAAAACATGCAACTAAGAACCGATATGAATGATAGTGATCAACAACAGATTAGGGATTTTGCTGATTGGATTTTAAAGATTGGTGAGGGCAAAATCAACGAGCCCAATGATGATGAAGCAGATGTTGAATTTCCTACAGAAATGTTGTTAAAAATATATGGTAATGCAATCAGCACCATTGTCAATTCAACATATCCTACAGTTCCAGATCATCTAGGTGACGGTAATTTTTTCAGCTCAAAAGCTATTCTTGCTCCCACCAACGAAGAAGTTGATTCAATAAATGAACACATCTTATCTTCTACAGATGATGAGGAACGAGTCTACTATAGCTCTGATAGCCTAACACCAGATGAAGAGAATGAAACTTGGGCTCAACAAGTATACTCTCCTGAA TCAAAAGGGTTATGTAATAGTACAAGACTATTGGTTGAGTGGATGGGGGATCATACAATTGAAGCTCGAATCATTACCGATCATTTTTTTGGTAATATGGCTTACATTGCTAGAATGGTGATTGCACCTACCGATCGAAAGATTGCAATCAAATTTCAACGACGCCAATTTCCAATTGTTGTTTGCTTCACAATGACAATTAACAAAAGTCAAGGTCAATCATTGTCAAATGTTGGTTTGTACCTCAGTAAACCAGTGTTCTCTCACGGACAGTTGTATGTCACAGTTTCTCGAGTTATAGCAAAAAAGGGTTGA